A single region of the Solwaraspora sp. WMMD406 genome encodes:
- a CDS encoding HEAT repeat domain-containing protein gives MTIQSVSAFTGGAGSAPEWEHYLEGDPALLNSEFGDMLERGAVRLDARTDEQVVHEALHHRDPMIREQSLYQAMDRRLSGAVDLLAESVANDSDRQVRWNALWALEKIGGTDALRVLDRHANDDDPDVGEWARLFGSELRTGLPSFDNRSFTYDSSRTFDETILLNIHCDVYVALDESGRNWGKITLSPQGLARSYGQAHACPNVDTRNQKLIISKTLDGLHEDGSPHTENFVFRGLTNHVNAGRGSFYFESRGLRPVFLSGRADDDSLGHRNEMVAAKRSGEWTLDPNMLIKGEPAIRYVRGRVHTWGYLNFDTMRGSSLEDVLFPGNSILGTLDTPTGPLANAFIVGTFKGKLVDWNGDGAIDANSLDIYSTRDGDVDSDQDGVADIEGVQFCPRTNWMN, from the coding sequence GCGGCGCGGTCCGGCTCGACGCCCGCACCGACGAGCAGGTCGTGCACGAGGCCCTGCACCACCGGGACCCGATGATTCGAGAGCAGTCGCTGTACCAGGCGATGGACCGCCGGCTCAGTGGCGCCGTCGATCTGCTCGCCGAGTCGGTCGCCAACGACTCCGACCGGCAGGTCAGGTGGAACGCCCTCTGGGCCCTCGAGAAGATCGGTGGCACCGACGCGCTCCGTGTGCTGGACCGGCACGCCAACGACGACGACCCGGACGTCGGCGAGTGGGCGCGGCTGTTCGGTTCGGAACTACGCACCGGCCTGCCGTCCTTCGACAACCGGTCGTTCACCTACGACTCGAGTCGGACCTTCGACGAGACCATCCTGCTGAACATCCATTGCGACGTCTACGTCGCGCTGGACGAAAGCGGCCGCAACTGGGGCAAGATCACGCTCTCGCCGCAGGGTCTGGCGCGCAGCTACGGACAGGCGCACGCATGCCCGAACGTCGACACCCGAAACCAGAAGCTGATCATCAGTAAGACCCTCGACGGTCTGCACGAGGACGGTTCGCCGCACACCGAGAACTTCGTGTTCCGCGGGCTGACCAACCACGTCAACGCCGGCCGTGGCAGCTTCTACTTCGAATCGCGGGGGCTGCGTCCGGTCTTCCTCTCCGGGCGGGCCGACGACGACTCACTGGGTCACCGCAACGAGATGGTCGCGGCCAAGCGTTCCGGTGAGTGGACCCTGGACCCGAACATGCTGATCAAGGGCGAGCCGGCGATCCGCTATGTCCGCGGCCGGGTACACACCTGGGGCTACCTCAACTTCGACACGATGCGGGGCAGCTCGCTGGAGGACGTCCTGTTCCCCGGCAACAGCATCCTGGGAACGCTGGACACTCCGACCGGGCCACTGGCCAATGCCTTCATCGTCGGAACCTTCAAGGGCAAGCTGGTCGACTGGAACGGCGACGGCGCCATCGACGCGAACTCGCTCGACATCTACTCGACCCGTGACGGTGACGTCGACTCCGACCAGGACGGTGTCGCCGACATCGAAGGCGTGCAGTTCTGCCCGCGTACCAACTGGATGAACTGA